The Ananas comosus cultivar F153 linkage group 7, ASM154086v1, whole genome shotgun sequence genome has a window encoding:
- the LOC109713473 gene encoding uncharacterized protein LOC109713473 — MGKLKLSPFPSLSPLPPLFLLLVLLLVAATSAAAMGGGNSSVHELLREHGLPGGLLPRGVETFSLNRSSGVLTVELNRPCYAKYYDDAVAFFNRSIRGNLSFGALRGVEGLAQEELFVWLPVKGILVSDPTSGVILFDIGLAHKRLSRSLFDDPPDCRPDGLLGRKGGGFQEQR, encoded by the coding sequence ATGGGAAAGCTAAAGCTCTCGCCTTTCCCCTCCCTCTCACCTCTCCCACcgctcttcctcctcctcgtcctcctcctcgtcgccgccacgtccgccgccgccatggGCGGCGGCAATAGCAGCGTGCACGAGCTCCTCCGCGAGCACGGGCTCCCGGGGGGGCTCCTGCCCAGAGGGGTCGAGACCTTCTCCCTGAACCGCTCGTCGGGCGTGCTCACGGTGGAGCTGAACCGGCCCTGCTACGCCAAGTACTACGACGACGCCGTCGCCTTCTTCAACCGCTCCATACGCGGCAACCTCAGCTTCGGGGCGCTCCGCGGCGTGGAGGGGCTCGCGCAGGAGGAGCTCTTCGTGTGGCTACCCGTTAAGGGGATCCTCGTCTCCGACCCCACCTCCGGTGTCATCCTCTTCGACATCGGCCTCGCCCACAAGCGCCTCTCCCGCTCCCTCTTCGACGACCCCCCCGACTGTCGCCCCGATG
- the LOC109712463 gene encoding probable indole-3-acetic acid-amido synthetase GH3.1, producing the protein MPEAPKTAQPPVATDVPEEHRKALEFIDDVTANADEVQRSVLAEILTQNAAAEYLHRHGLKASAAPDADAFKRLVPVVTYEDLQPDILRIAHGDSSPILSGRPISEFLTSSGTSGGERKLMPTIADELDRRSMLYGLLMPVMSRSVAGLDKGKGMYLLFVKSESRTPGGLPARPVLTSYYKSRHFLDRPYDPYNVYTSPNEAVLCADSYQSMYAQLLCGLIHRDDVVRVGAVFASGFIRAIRFLEKHWPRMCRDVRTGILDPEITDRAVREAVGRVLRPDGELADVIESECGKRSWDGIIRRLWPNTKYIDVIVTGTMAQYIPTLESYGGGLPLTCTMYASSECYFGLNLNPMCKPSEVAYTLIPSMGYFEFLPVRNYGNGPANAAAVDHRDLVDLVDVKLGQEYELVVTTYAGLYRYRVGDVLRVAGFKNKAPQFKFVRRKNVALSIDADKTDEVELQAAVQKAVGHLEPFGASLVEYTSYADAASIPGHYVLFWELRAGPAAPVPPPSVFEDCCLAVEEALNSVYRQGRACDRSIGPLEIRVVEEGTFDKLMDYALSQGASINQYKAPRCVRPGPLVELLDARVRSKFFSPKCPKWVPGHKTWSSNDD; encoded by the exons ATGCCAGAAGCGCCCAAGACCGCGCAACCTCCGGTTGCAACCGACGTGCCCGAGGAGCACAGGAAGGCACTGGAGTTCATCGATGACGTGACAGCGAATGCTGATGAGGTGCAACGCAGCGTTCTTGCGGAGATACTAACGCAGAACGCAGCGGCGGAGTACCTGCACCGGCACGGCCTGAAGGCCTCGGCAGCCCCCGACGCCGACGCCTTCAAGCGGCTCGTGCCCGTCGTGACCTACGAGGATCTCCAGCCCGATATCCTCCGCATCGCCCACGGCGACTCCTCCCCGATCCTCTCTGGCCGCCCCATCTCCGAATTCCTCACTAG TTCGGGAACGTCGGGCGGGGAGCGAAAGCTGATGCCGACGATCGCGGATGAGCTGGACCGGCGGTCGATGCTGTACGGGCTCCTGATGCCGGTGATGAGCCGCTCCGTGGCGGGCCTCGACAAGGGCAAAGGGATGTACCTCCTCTTCGTGAAGTCGGAATCGCGCACCCCCGGCGGGCTCCCGGCGCGCCCGGTCCTCACCAGCTACTACAAGAGCCGCCACTTCCTCGACCGCCCTTACGACCCCTACAACGTCTACACGAGCCCGAACGAGGCGGTGCTCTGCGCCGACTCCTACCAGAGCATGTACGCGCAGCTCCTGTGCGGCCTCATCCACCGCGACGACGTCGTCCGCGTCGGCGCCGTCTTCGCGTCCGGCTTCATCCGCGCCATCCGGTTTCTGGAGAAGCATTGGCCGAGAATGTGCCGCGACGTCCGCACCGGAATTCTCGATCCGGAGATCACCGACCGCGCCGTCCGGGAGGCCGTCGGGAGGGTCCTCCGGCCCGACGGGGAGCTCGCAGACGTCATCGAATCGGAGTGCGGGAAACGGTCGTGGGACGGGATCATACGGCGGCTGTGGCCGAACACCAAGTACATCGACGTGATCGTGACCGGGACGATGGCGCAGTACATCCCGACGCTCGAGTCCTACGGCGGCGGCCTCCCGCTGACGTGCACCATGTACGCCTCGTCCGAGTGCTACTTCGGGCTCAACCTGAACCCAATGTGCAAGCCCAGCGAGGTCGCCTACACGTTGATCCCCTCCATGGGCTACTTCGAGTTCTTGCCCGTTAGAAATTACGGCAACGGACCCGCCAACGCCGCCGCCGTCGATCACCGCGACTTGGTCGACCTCGTCGACGTCAAGCTCGGCCAAGAGTACGAGCTCGTCGTCACCACTTACGCgg GTTTGTATAGGTATAGAGTGGGGGACGTGCTGAGGGTGGCGGGGTTCAAGAACAAGGCGCCGCAGTTCAAGTTCGTGCGGCGGAAGAACGTGGCGCTGAGCATCGACGCGGACAAGACGGACGAGGTGGAGCTGCAGGCGGCGGTGCAGAAGGCGGTGGGGCACCTGGAGCCGTTCGGCGCGTCGCTGGTGGAGTACACGAGCTACGCGGACGCGGCGAGCATCCCGGGCCACTACGTGCTGTTCTGGGAGCTGAGGGCGGGGCCGGCGGCGCCGGTGCCGCCGCCGTCGGTGTTCGAGGACTGCTGCCTGGCGGTGGAGGAGGCGCTGAACAGTGTGTACCGGCAGGGGCGGGCGTGCGACCGGTCGATCGGGCCGCTCGAGATCCGCGTCGTCGAGGAGGGGACCTTCGACAAGCTCATGGACTACGCGCTGAGCCAGGGCGCCTCGATAAACCAGTACAAGGCGCCGCGGTGCGTGCGCCCGGGGCCCCTCGTCGAGCTCCTCGACGCCCGGGTGCGCTCCAAGTTCTTCAGCCCCAAGTGCCCCAAATGGGTCCCCGGCCACAAGACGTGGAGCAGCAACGACGATTAA